From one Streptomyces sp. CA-210063 genomic stretch:
- a CDS encoding DUF3039 domain-containing protein: MSTLEPERGTGTGTLVEPTPQTSHGDGDHERFAHYVQKDKIMASALDGTPVVALCGKVWVPGRDPKKYPVCPMCKEIFESLGAGGGDQGDGKK; encoded by the coding sequence ATGAGCACTCTTGAGCCCGAGCGCGGTACTGGTACGGGGACCCTCGTCGAACCGACGCCGCAGACGTCGCACGGCGATGGTGACCACGAGCGCTTCGCCCACTATGTCCAGAAGGACAAGATCATGGCGAGCGCCCTCGACGGCACGCCGGTCGTGGCGTTGTGCGGCAAGGTGTGGGTCCCGGGCCGTGACCCGAAGAAGTACCCCGTGTGCCCCATGTGCAAGGAGATCTTCGAGTCCCTCGGCGCGGGTGGTGGCGACCAGGGCGACGGCAAGAAGTAA